The following proteins are co-located in the Apium graveolens cultivar Ventura chromosome 5, ASM990537v1, whole genome shotgun sequence genome:
- the LOC141659778 gene encoding uncharacterized protein LOC141659778, translated as MRSSNSIMLLQTIGKSLKDFIQMPQPPNSYLDCNVNNLIIEETSYNIAEMEKEFQHLFSTCNKEQLEVYSAVASSGIVATLMPRGRTAHSRFKIPIFIDEHSMCSISHTSNIIKLIKRTNLIIWDEAPMQHRYAFECLDRSLRDIMKTVHPNRFHMPFGGITVVLGGDFHQILPVIPRASRGEVVATSITRSKLRKIAKVLKLLHNMRLHKGKNEEEVKALSDFAQWVLQIGDGKVGPAAHSNRDYVEDDIAIPKQFCHLNAINSVDAMIESGFPNFLNNFQDADYLSDRVIITPTNETVAKVNGIIVEKTPGEMSSYFSVDTTEDYPRSKCDQLASFPPEYLDSINIPVLSLHELDLKVGVIVMLMRNLNQTLELCNGTRMMVTKCLQHCDECEVIAGQYKGTKHFIPRMELAPMETKLHFKLCRK; from the exons ATGAGAAGCAGCAACAGTATTATGCTCTTGCAG ACAATTGGGAAATCACTGAAAGACTTCATTCAGATGCCTCAACCTCCAAATTCTTATCTAGACTGTAATGTTAACAATTTGATTATTGAAGAGACAAGTTACAACATTGCTGAAATGGAGAAGGAATTCCAACACCTTTTTTCAACTTGCAACAAAGAGCAGTTGGAAGTTTACAGTGCG GTTGCATCATCAGGAATTGTTGCCACTTTAATGCCTAGAGGACGTACGGCTCATTCAAGGTTCAAAATTCCAATTTTCATTGATGAGCATTCCATGTGTTCTATATCTCATACATcgaacataataaaattaattaagagGACAAATCTGATCATTTGGGATGAAGCTCCGATGCAACATCGTTACGCATTCGAGTGTCTTGACCGTTCATTGAGGGATATCATGAAGACCGTACATCCAAACAGATTCCACATGCCATTTGGAGGTATTACCGTAGTTTTAGGCGGTGATTTCCACCAAATACTACCTGTAATTCCAAGAGCTTCAAGGGGTGAAGTTGTTGCAACATCAATTACAAGATCAAAGTTAAGGAAAATAGCTAAGGTGTTAAAACTATTGCACAACATGCGACTTCACAAAGGAAAAAATGAAGAGGAAGTAAAAGCTTTGTCAGATTTTGCACAGTGGGTTTTGCAGATTGGTGATGGAAAGGTTGGTCCAGCAGCACATAGTAACCGAGATTATGTTGAAGATGATATTGCCATACCTAAACAATTCTGCCACCTAAATGCAATAAACTCAGTTGATGCAATGATTGAAAGTGGGTTTCCAAATTTCCTAAACAACTTCCAAGATGCAGATTATTTAAGTGATAGGGTGATAATAACACCAACAAACGAAACTGTTGCCAAAGTTAACGGTATtattgttgagaaaactccgggTGAAATGTCATCTTACTTCTCTGTGGACACAACTGAAGATTATCCTCGTTCAAAATGTGACCAGTTGGCATCTTTTCCGCCAGAGTATCTCGACTCAATCAACATTCCTGTATTGTCGCTGCATGAATTGGACCTGAAAGTGGGTGTCATTGTCATGTTGATGCGAAATCTCAACCAAACACTAGAACTGTGTAACGGCACTAGGATGATGGTCACCAAATGTCTACAACATTGTGATGAGTGTGAGGTCATAGCTGGGCAATACAAGGGCACTAAACATTTCATCCCAAGAATGGAATTGGCACCAATGGAGACTAAGCTGCATTTCAAGCTATGCAGGAAATAA